DNA sequence from the Coregonus clupeaformis isolate EN_2021a unplaced genomic scaffold, ASM2061545v1 scaf0039, whole genome shotgun sequence genome:
ccaatcaagttgtagaaacatctcaaggaggatcaatggaaacaggatgcacctgagctcaatttcgagtctcatagcaaaggttctgaatacttatgtaaagttaTTTTTAATaattgtgcaaacatttctaaaaacctttttttgctttgtcatgatgtggtattgtgtgtagattgctgaggatgttttatgtatttaatccatattagaataaggctgtaacgtaacaaaatgtggaaaaggtcaaggggtctgaatactttccgaaggtactgtactgtgctgctgAGCCACGTAATTAAAATTCATGGGGAAACTGTGACAGTGCTTCAAACAATTGTGCCGTAAAAAAGTAAATGTTGGAGGAAAAGCATAACGGTCAAGTAAAGTGCTTGCTAAGACACTTTTGTTATTCCTAATACTTTtgatgatatttctgttttttcacCATTTGTTGTCAAATATCTTAATCAATCATAATTAGTCGGAAGTCACTATGGCTAATCGATTGACAGTCCAAActgttatgtgtgtgtatgtcgaTTTAATTTACTAATTGTCATGGGTTATTCTGGCCATATTCATAGCAGTTTGGCCTGTCAATCGATCACTGTGTGTGGGATTGTCAGGAGAGAAGCAGGATATTTGTGTGTTACAGAGTTGGTAGGGTTTCAGACCTGACATTTAACCACTATGGGTGGGTTTTTCAGGGAAGGGAGTAGAATGGTGATCTAGTCATTAAAACACATTTTGAATATCATATATTGTGGCAAAACCTAAGAAAAATAGTTGTGTGTTCTGTTCATTAATATGGATTCCCCCTGTGAATAGAATTGCAATAAATGGTTTTTAAAATTCTAAAACAATTTGCACCTACAAAGTCAGGCGCCTACGGCATAAACTAGAGGAGTTGTGATATGATCTATAAagtcatatactgtatgtacatctATAACGTTCTTAATTAATCTTAAAAGTTATTAAAACGTCTTTGATTGATAAAGTACTGCTGAATTAATCAATATAGCCTAATGAAATGCCTAAGGAATGTATTTATACATGTCTGTCTGCATCCTGTCTATGTGAAAGTGAAACTTAAGACTACACCATATATATTTGTTGCATAACATAATGATTTAACATATCCTCATAGAAAGCTTGAATATTATTGTTTTATCCAAGTGTAGGCCTATTCAAAGAATACATATTAATCAAATAGGACATagaataaataaaacaattatgaAATGAAATTGTGAACCGGCTTTCACTATAAACCAAATTTCGAGTAGGCTATATGGTAAAAAAGGCACTCAATATCCGATCACTTCGACGAAACATTTTCATACCTTTCTGGTCAATAAACGCGATCTTGTAAACGTTGTCACCAACTGATTCTACTGGTCCACAATCTCCGCCACCGGATTTACGGCGAATTTCAAAGTACTTTTTGATCTTCTCTTTCTGTGATGTGTCCAGAGTCTGGCACTCGAAGAAAACAGGGTATTCCATATTATAAAGTAGCCTGACTATTACTTGTCGTTTAGAAAGACAAGTAAGTCGATCGAGGAGAATAAGGAAACAAAGAAATGGGGGAGCGTTGTCAAACGTTTTTATTTGCTTTGGGGCGGGGTGTGTGGTTTTTAAAGGGCACAGGGGAGGTTAGTGcgttttttccctggtttacatgcagtctaactgtctatcctgccctctatccagaTCTGCAATATGCTAATTGTTATGGGTTACATAGACCAAAAAGGTATGAAAATGTTTAGGTTAAGTGATCGGATATTGAGTGCCTTTTCTTTTTACCATAGCCTACTCGGTTCTTAAGTGAAAGTCTGCTCATAATTGAAAGttgattttttaaatatatatttttagtctATGGACTTTTTGATTAATATTTATTATTTGAATAGGCCTACACTTGGATAATACAATAATATTTAAACTTTCTATTCAATCAGAATGTATGTCAGACATATGCAACAATGAAATATGGTATAAGCTTAAGTTTCACTTTCACATAGCCaggctaactagcaatcataccacacataaaagcGATCaaagctgcatacattttttatatgaaacacaagaacaaataggaatagctgataggcCAGCGGAAAGGCCAGGTGCATCATTGCACATAAAAGAACAGTGAAGACATTGAGACATGCAGCTCAAaagctcccctattgatcttgtttagggactGTAAAAAAGTCTGTCCTGCTCCACTCCTCTGTACCTAACTTCCCCTCACAGTCCCTTCATTTTCCCTTAAGTCCCGTTAGTTTGGCTGCTCAGCCTACCTCAGTTATCCCTCACCTCAATTGTTGTATTGGTAAACATAATCTTTTGCATGCACACGCTACCACAGAGTTTTATATAGTAGCCTTTATTAAGGTGTTTTATTGCGCTGCCATGGGCGAGCTTCTAGAGTTATCCCAGACAGTTCTAGGAGTCTGGCAGATTCTCACACTAGGCTGGAGAGTGCCATACATCTTTACCCTTTATCAATCCAAGTAattcgtttctctctctctccaagaggTGAATGCTTAAGTTTACGTTTAAATTGATGCTGTGTTTATAGCCTTTTATAGACATGTTGTAAGTGTAATGCCATTTGCCATTTATTCATGTACATATATGTATATTGCATAGTTATAAACCTGAACTAATACTGTTTACATGTGTGCTTATCTTTGTCTTATAGAACCACAACAATAAGATTCCAAGTCATTCGGAATTACCGAAATCATGTAAACATCTTCAAATGGAAAcagatgtgtctgtgtgtgtgtggtggtgactATCAAGAGTACAGTGATGGGCCTCAACATCATGTTCTAATCGGAGAGCACTATAGAGGACAGAACCAAACCAATCAGTTATAAGAATAtagcgggtgagggcattcacagccaaTCGCTTAGACCGGTGAGGGCATACCAGGCTTCTAGCCGGATTTAGTGACCAACAGTTTTTTACATGGTCCATCATTTCTCCGGATTTAGCGACCAATAGTCTTTACATGGTCCTTCGTATTGCCGGAATCTGATTTGCTATAGTTGAGATGCTGGAGTACCCAGAAAAGGAGTTGTTTCCACGCCCCAAGATGCAGACGAGTTTTCCTGCATCCCTAAGACATATGAAACGCCTGTCACCACCCACCTCAGCCCACACCGCACCACGAAGCCGTCATACACCTGAGGAAGATGAGTTGCGAGGCCCTACACACCTCTCTCATCTAATAGACTACCAGCCCAGCTCCAGGCATCCTAAGTGGTCAGGGAGTGACCACACCCTTACCAGTTGGGAGCTGATGAGGGAATACGAGTACCTGCATCATGAGCAGCAAGAGATCAGAAGGGCGTACTCTATGTCCTCCCGGCCTGAGTCACCGCCGCGGGAGCACCGGTACCTCCACTACTCTCCTGACCACCACCGCTCTAGGCCTCCCCGGCTAGAGACATCGTCACCGTCACGGGAGCACCAGCACTGCCGGTACTCCCCTGAGAGGCACTACTCCAGGCCCTCCAGGCCTGATTGTTCACCACCTCCACGGGACCATTGGACCCACCACTACGTCCCGAAGGTGGCCCAGCTATTCAACAGATCTTTGTAGCTCCAGGCCCCCCCAGCTGGAGCCTACGTCGTATCTGCCAGAGTGTTGGGAGCACCCTTCCCCCcctcagttttattgcttctttaatcagcacaacaattTTAAGCTGTGCTAACattattgcaaaagggttttctaatgatcaattagccttttaaaatgattaacttggattagcaaacacaacgtgccattggaacacaggactaatggttgctgataatgggcctctgtacacctatgtagatattccattaaaaatcagctgtttccagctacaatagctatttacaacattaacaatgtctacactgtatttctgatcaatttgatgttattttaatggacaaaaaaatggatcttctttcaaaaacaaggacatttctaagtgaccccaaacttttgaatggtagtgtatgtgtatgctgttgtattattctgttttaattgTAATGTATACAGGGCTCTCTTGTAAAATAGATTTGTAATCTTTAATTTGactccctgtttaaataaaggttaaataaataaatagccagataacatacagtgggCCAACTCATAtactgttcttctgaaatacattctCTTCACATAATAATGTTGATTTAGACCTTCCTAAAATGAATAATAGGTTTATTGTTACgatgtatattcaattgatttattagactttttaaatgtagatgttccaaaagtGCACATCAGTGGCTTATATACAGCTTGTAAGAGTGGAGGCCTCCAGATGCTAAACAATTTTACGTTAATAAATTGTCAATTACAGTGAGACAagcagtcttttgcatgacaataaccggctgacaaaatttcatgactgccacagccctattTGTCACAATATCCCTTGATTTTttacaaaactatgaaaaaagaaaaaatatatatactaaatatttgtttatatatacagtgagggaaaaaagtatttgatcccctgctgattttgtacgtttgcccactgacaaagaaatgatcagtctataattttaatggtaggtttatttgaatagtgagggacagaataacaacaaaaaaatccagaaaaacgcatgtcaaaaatgttataaattgatttgcattttaatgagggaaaatacatatttgaccccctctcaatcagaaagatttctggctcccaggtgtcttttatacaggttacgagctgagattaggagcacactcttaaagggagtgctcctaatctcagcttgttacctgtataaaagacacctgtccacagaagcaatcaatcaatcagattccaaactctccaccatggccaagaccaaagagttctccaaggatgtcagggacaagattgtagacctacacaaggctggaatgggctacaagaccatcgccaagcagtttggtgagtgacaacagttggtgcgattattcgcaaatggaagaaacacaaaagacctgtcaatctccctcggcctggggctccatgcaagatctcacctcgtggagttgcaatgatcatgagaacggtgaggaatcagcccagaactacacgggaggatcttgtcaatgatctcaaggcagctgggaccatagtcaccaagaaaacaattggtaacacactacgccgtgaaggactgaaatcctgcatcgcccgcaaggtcccactgttcaagaaagcacatatacagggccgtctgaagtttgccaatgaacatctgaatgattcagaggagaactgggtgaaagtgttgtggtcagatgagaccaaaatcgagctctttggcatcaactcaactcgccgtgtttggaggaggaggaatgctgcttatcaccccaagaacaccatccccaccgtcaaacatagaggtggaaacattatgctttgggggggtttttctgctaaggggacaggataacttcaccgcatcaaagggacgatggacggggccatgtactgtcaaatcttgggagagaacctccttccctcagccagggcattgaaaatgggtcatggatgggtattccagcatgacaatgacccaaaacacacggccaaggcaacaaaggagtagctcaagaagaagcacattaagctcctggagtggcctagccagtctccagatcttaatcccatagaaaatctgtggagggagctgaaggttcgagttgccaaacgtcagcctcgaaaccttaatgacttggagaagatctgcaaagaggagtggaagaaaatccctcctgagatgtgtgcaaacctggtggccaactacaagaaacgtctgacttctgtgattgccaacaagggttttgccaccaagtactaagtcatgttttgcagaagggtcaaatacttatttccctcattaaaatgcaaatcaatttataacatttttgacatgagtttttctggattttttgttgttattctgtctctcactgttcaaataaacctatcaataacattatagactgatcatgtctttgtcagtgggcaaacgtacaaaatcagcaggggatcaaatactttttcccctcactgtatatatatatatatatttggacaAGCAGCTACATATATTGGACAAGCAGCTATTCTACAgtggtaaaaataataataatatgccatttagcagacgcttttatccaaagcgacttacagtcatgcgtgcatacatttttttgtgtatgggtggtcccggggatcgaacccactaccttggcattacaagcgccatgctctaccagctgagctacagaactGACTGTTGTCTACATAGTTATTAGATATTGAAACACATGTTGCCATCATGCAATGGTTTCAGGTATATCTCATCTACTTAGACTTACTGCACCCTGTCAAAAGGTTTTCTGCTTTTTCATAAAGACCCTTAGCTTCCTTGTAGACAGCACTAGCTGCTTTCTCTGCTGCCTCCTGTACTGTCTCTGCCTCCTCTGCTGCAGTTGCACCTACTATCCCTCCTATTACCGCTCCTGCTGTTGCGGCGGTTCCAGCAACAACTCCTACAGCTATGCCTATCCCTGCTCCTATGCCTATCCCTGAACCCACTCCCATGGTCGCCCCTGTCTCTGCTGCAAGTGCTGGTCCTGCTACCTCCGCCACAACTGCTGGCCCTGTCATTGAAGCTGCTATCTGACTTTTGACTAAATGGAGCAATGGTTGTGTAGCGAGTGTGAGTGGTAGCATTATCAGCATTGACACCCCAAGTAGAGCTCCTACCACTGCACCTGTTACAATCCCTGATAATTTGATCAGGAGCTTCTTTCTCGCTCTTTCTTTAGCCTGTTTTCTCATCTCTTCCTCTGACATCTGGCCTTTTAACTCCTTCCTAAGACTCTCCATCTCTGCTTGTATTAATCTCTCTGCCTCTTGGAGCATCTCGTTGGTGTAGCATCCTCCTCCGTTCTCTCTCACCATCTTCTCTATGGTGTTGAGTAGCTCTGCTACTTGGTACTGGTTGCTGTGCTGACCCTGCTGATTGGTGTTCCACTATTTGTTGTCAATGACGTGACAGCGGCCTCCACATTTCTCCACAAGCTTGTTCAGTTCATAATTCTGTTGGACAAACTTCTCAATGGTCAAACCATTGAGTTGTTCACCATGAGTGAAGAGGACTGTGGCATATTTGAAGGCCTCTGGTGAAAAATATTTCTCAATTTTCGCTACAGCTTCTTTTTCGTGAACTGTATACCGTTCCACTTTCAGTACAATGAGAAAGGCATGCGGCCCCGGAGCACACTCTGTTATACATTTGACTATTTTAGGTTTCAGCTCCTCTTTAGGGATGTCAGTGTCAAATAATCCAGGTGTGTCAATCAGGGTGATGTTTCTTCCTTTGATGTTCTTGGTCTGCGCTTCACATATTTGTGTTGCGGAGGTGGAGGAACTGTCTACGAGAAATACATCATCTTGTCCGAAGATGGTGTTTCCAGCACTGCTTTTACCTCCTCCAGTTTTACCCAGCAGCACAATCCTGATGTCTATAGGGACGGTTCATAATTATAACTTGAACTGGATCAATCATATAGAAATAATGTATATGATTTAAAGGTGGGGGTGAAGTGTTGTAACTCACCTTGCTCTGGTCGAGCACCCAATATGAACCCTCTGAGATGCATAGCATTCTGGGCAGTCTGAAAAGCCTGTGGATTAGAACAAACAATACAACTGCAATGAAGGATTGTGactgttattattaaacaaatCTGCAATTATGGATGTTTTACACAGTATTATATAATGGCTTCAGAGAATCTGAAATGTGATTGGCTGAAACATATTAAACCTATTGTCACGATACCAATATTGTACAAACGATACAATACCAGGCCAAGTATCACGATACCAAGTAGTATCGCGATACCACGGTGGACAATCAGTGGCATAGCATCCTGTTCGCCCCGTCCCCCGGATGCTTGTTGACGTTTTCTGTCACTAAAATTCACTCTGTactcaatacaatacattacattttacttCACACTGTTCAGTGTATAATAGAATACTGCATAGAATGGCTGATTTGCTCATATTTCCAAAGGCCTACCTGTGATTTggctggaggaatgggaggaaggaATGTACATGCATAATGATCTGCATGTCATTGTATCAGTAAGGAGAAAACACTGCATGAAACCTTCTTTACTCTTCaattaacacagacacacacactctccctccattccttacacactctctctgtcaccctcACTCTCAGAAACACagcacaccactctctctctctctcccacaaacacacatacacaccactctctctctctctcccacaaacacacatacacaccactctctcgctctctcccacaaacacacatacacacactgctcccaacttttacaacattaggcaccaaacagaattgAAGGAGCACCAGAAATAAATGGATTTTGATATAGTTGAGGCTTACAGATTGTTAGCTAACTAGGTAACACGATGGAACAACGTTGCTTGTTATCAAACCAATAATTAGCGACCCGGGATTAGTTTAAAATGGCCCGCGACATGGTTTTAGAAATTATATAAAATGTGTGCTAATCCCAATAGAAAGAAATCTccggtaatatgggtcatatttTTTTAACCGTTTAGGCTGGAGATAAGCCATTTTCTTTGCTGTAAAGCTACAAGCATGCCTGTCCATTTTCCCTCTCTGACACTCAGAGGCTGCATGACAGTGAACTTGCAAAGTCTACTCAGACTGGTCTGTGCTCTTGGTTATAACAGGCGATGAAATTATACAATGTAACAACATTGCTCGCTTTGCACGCTACTCCAATGTAATAAGTGTACATATCTAACAACAGAAGACTCATCAGGGTCTGGGTCTGCATCCCCGCTCGCCATCACagctaaattatatattttttaactgacGGAGGAATAGACGCGCATGAAGAGCGGACGgagagaagcaggtgagtgaGGGCTGTTAGGGGATGCAGCTGGCTGATTACAGCTAACAAAGGTGATACGTGCATGAAAGAGAAGTGGATATTATTGGACCAGCACATACAAGAGACTAGTGGCTTTAGCTTAAATTCAACTGAATTTATGAACAAAACAGACTTTATAAACATTTTATAACAGGCGCAAGCAGGTTCTTTAGATTGGTATGGCTGAAAAGGTCAGTAGTATTATATAACTAAGGTATTCTAAAATGTTAGTATAATAAGAATCATGACATTTTGGAACcgtgatattaccgtggtaccgGTATACTGTGCAACACTAATTTAAGTTAATGGGCATTTTGTGTAATTGTTTGAGACCTTCTTTAAACGTCCCTCCTCACCTTGGTAGAATCTCTGTCATTGGGATGGACGACAATGCGGATAAGGAAGGGGGTTCTGCTCGCTCGGTTCTGCTCGTACCGACGGATCTCTTCTAGCAGAACCTGCGTTGCCACGTTGTGAGGGAACTGGAGAACCTCACCAGTTCCAACTACAGGGAAGGCAACGGAACGGAAGCCCCGGTTCTCACAAGAGGTCAGGACTTTCCTCACACCCTGCCTCAGAGCCTGAGAGAGGACCAAAGGTTAAGGGTTAATGGAGGTTCAaaggtcaaaacacacacacacatacaagggGACACACCTGTACTGCTGGTCCCTGGGAGTTGTTGTCCCAGTGTGCACAGCTGAGGAAGAAGACACGGCCAGAGCCGAGACCAGACAGTCCATCCACCAGGACGTTGTCACCAGGTGCAGTCTGTCCCCCTGATTCCCTCAGAAACGCTGTCATCAGCGCCGGTCCATTTGCCTCCAACAAGACATTACCAACACGGGAGGAGAGAGGGTCACTACCAACCATGGGGGACACCAGGGCATCCAccttcagagagacagacagagaagaggaaagaaagagataaagaaagaaagaaaaagggtaACAGAAAAAGGAAGAGAAAGTGTAAAAGAGAATGGGAACATTGAGTCAGTATGAAGTCAACATAATTCACAGAATGTTGTTTAATCAAGAATGTGGCCatgtcagtgtctctctctcacctgctgCTTCTCTATGGTTCCCTGGATGATCTCCACCTGGACACAGACCTCTGGAGCCGCTGCTCCCCTGGTGGAGGCAGAAGTGGTGTCTCTCTGAGGAGCatgtgtagtggtagtggtggtgctAGAATCTCCCTCCCAACCAGAAAACTCCCTCTTACCCTGTAACAGCCTATCACAGGCCTCCTGCATGGCTTTCACTGCCTCTCCACTCACATCAATCAGAGTGACCTTGGTAAGGATGTGCTGTTCCCTCCCAAAGTCCCTCACTGCAGAGACTATGGCCTCAGAGCACACCTTCAGAGGAACGCCAAATATCCCTGAGCTGATGCAGGGCATGGCCAGGGTCTGGAGCTCCAGGGTCTCTGCCAGATCCAGGGCTGCCATTACTGTCTTCTCCAGCAGAGGGCGCTCATTCCCACCTACGCTGCCACCTACTGGTCCCACCGCATGCAGCAGCATCTTACAAGGCAGATTCCCTCCTGTAGTCTCTACCACTGTACCTGTGGGTACTCTCCCTATCTGCCTAACCAGATCCCTGCTGGCCCGCTGTACCTCAGGTCCCCCCGCCCGGCTCAGAGCTGCAGCCACACCTCCAGCGTGATCCAGATCCTCATTGGCTGCGTTCACCAGTGCGTCCGCCTGTTCCTTGGTGATGTCACCCTGACAAACCACTACCCGCAGCCCTCCCTGGAGGCAATAGCTGGTGGCTGCGACCGTCTCCTCACATCTTGGTCCGGCGCCCGCTTCACCGACTTCGCCACCATGGTTCTGTTGAGGGCGTCCCACAACTCTTCCACTGGACTGGCCTATCAGAAAGTCCCCGATCTCCTCCCTCAGTTCCTGAACCTGCTTCAGGTGGCCCAGCAGCTGCACTCTACACCCAGGACCGTACCTGGCCACCACCCGGCGGCTTCTCTGGTTCATCTCCTTCACCTTCTTCTCAAGTTTGGACTTCAGTTCAGCTGGGAGGACACCGTTGGGCAGGTCAATCTTCTCCTCCCCAAACTCACCCAGCAGATCCTTCTCAGCCTGGTCCAGTTTCCCAGAGGAGAGGGCGAACAGACGGAGCTCTGTGTCCCCCAGCTCTACCTCCACCTGGCCTTCAAACGCCAGCAGGCTGCTCAGGTGCTCAGGCCTCCCATACTCCTTCCTCAGAAAGAACAGGAGGTGGAGGGACACCTCAGGCACCACTCGCTCCATCACCGTAGAGATTTTATCTTGAACCAACTGTCTGGCTATCCGGACTTCACTTGAGAAGCCCTCCAGCACCATCTGAGCTGAGTCAAGGCGCGTCACCCTCACCCCTGGAACAACCTCACCTAGATCCTTTTCTATCACTTCCCCTAGAAGACGGAGCTTGGCCTGTCCCGGACGACAGATGGTGTTGATCTTTTGCTTACATAAGCTCAGACAATGAAGTACATGTTCTTGACCGCCAGCTGGCAATGTCTCCACCGGGAGGGAGTGGCGAATCTAGAGATGGAAAACAATTGCAGGTTATTTGCAGGGTAATTCCACTGTGATACTGATTACAATAATACtgaaaaatacttatttttctaCTTAAATATGTTTATGGATATATTATTGCATCCAGCTGCTTTCTGGGATATCTGATGATTCTCCATTGTAGTGACTGGGGTGGTATTTTTCAGTTTACTTTAACATGATTTAATTTGGTTAAAAATACTTTTTCCTCAATATTACAAAACCACACATTTATAACTCACAGACTGGCAAACATTCAAGTGTGGGCTAACAGTACAAATACAACAACAGTGCATTGATGTCTGTGTATTTTGACCTCTTATTATGGAAGATAAATGTCATTTCTAACAGGATATGGGACTCAGCGTGTACTGTATAGGTGTGTCTCTTTAGTCTGGCCTCACCTCCTGACTGCTGACTGAAGTGGTTGTTGAGGGTGGAGGCTCCAGGCTGCC
Encoded proteins:
- the LOC121556246 gene encoding GTPase IMAP family member 9-like encodes the protein MHLRGFILGARPEQDIRIVLLGKTGGGKSSAGNTIFGQDDVFLVDSSSTSATQICEAQTKNIKGRNITLIDTPGLFDTDIPKEELKPKIVKCITECAPGPHAFLIVLKVERYTVHEKEAVAKIEKYFSPEAFKYATVLFTHGEQLNGLTIEKFVQQNYELNKLVEKCGGRCHVIDNK
- the LOC123483168 gene encoding protein mono-ADP-ribosyltransferase PARP14-like → MERVVPEVSLHLLFFLRKEYGRPEHLSSLLAFEGQVEVELGDTELRLFALSSGKLDQAEKDLLGEFGEEKIDLPNGVLPAELKSKLEKKVKEMNQRSRRVVARYGPGCRVQLLGHLKQVQELREEIGDFLIGQSSGRVVGRPQQNHGGEVGEAGAGPRCEETVAATSYCLQGGLRVVVCQGDITKEQADALVNAANEDLDHAGGVAAALSRAGGPEVQRASRDLVRQIGRVPTGTVVETTGGNLPCKMLLHAVGPVGGSVGGNERPLLEKTVMAALDLAETLELQTLAMPCISSGIFGVPLKVCSEAIVSAVRDFGREQHILTKVTLIDVSGEAVKAMQEACDRLLQGKREFSGWEGDSSTTTTTTHAPQRDTTSASTRGAAAPEVCVQVEIIQGTIEKQQVDALVSPMVGSDPLSSRVGNVLLEANGPALMTAFLRESGGQTAPGDNVLVDGLSGLGSGRVFFLSCAHWDNNSQGPAVQVCPLVCVCVF